Proteins from a single region of Kineococcus rhizosphaerae:
- a CDS encoding amidohydrolase family protein translates to MRTDCHQHLWPAALLDALRERTDPPYLRGWTLHLPGEPPCAIDPAAHDVDVRRTLERADGTARALVSLSSPLGLEHLPGEEAEPLLRAWHDGARAFGDPFGLWAAAGVTDLDPAGLAATLRHERVVGLQLPATALATPRAVERLAPLLTECERAGKPVLVHPGPAAGTGDDVPGWWPALVPYVQQLQAAWHAWHTADHPAVRICFAALAGLAPLHHERLAARGGALGRLDPDVHYETSSYGPRAVDALVRVVGVDPVVLGTDRPYAQPFEAADLPGFGAAFAHALTTANPAHLLEGSRP, encoded by the coding sequence GTGCGGACCGACTGCCACCAGCACCTGTGGCCCGCAGCGCTCCTCGACGCCCTGCGCGAGCGCACCGACCCCCCGTACCTGCGCGGCTGGACCCTGCACCTGCCCGGCGAACCGCCCTGCGCGATCGACCCCGCCGCCCACGACGTCGACGTCCGCCGCACCCTCGAACGCGCCGACGGCACCGCCCGCGCCCTCGTCTCGTTGAGCTCCCCCCTCGGCCTGGAGCACCTGCCGGGGGAGGAGGCCGAACCCCTCCTGCGCGCCTGGCACGACGGCGCGCGGGCCTTCGGGGACCCGTTCGGCCTCTGGGCCGCCGCCGGCGTGACCGACCTCGACCCCGCCGGTCTCGCCGCGACCCTGCGCCACGAGCGCGTCGTCGGCCTCCAGCTGCCCGCCACCGCGCTGGCCACCCCGCGGGCCGTCGAACGCCTCGCCCCGCTGCTGACCGAGTGCGAACGCGCCGGCAAGCCCGTGCTGGTCCACCCCGGCCCCGCCGCCGGCACCGGCGACGACGTCCCTGGCTGGTGGCCCGCCCTCGTCCCCTACGTCCAGCAGCTGCAGGCGGCCTGGCACGCCTGGCACACCGCCGACCACCCCGCCGTCCGGATCTGCTTCGCGGCGCTCGCCGGGCTGGCCCCGCTGCACCACGAACGGCTCGCCGCCCGCGGCGGGGCGCTGGGCCGGCTCGACCCCGACGTGCACTACGAGACGAGCTCGTACGGGCCCCGCGCCGTCGACGCCCTCGTGCGCGTCGTGGGGGTCGACCCCGTCGTCCTGGGCACCGACCGGCCCTACGCCCAGCCGTTCGAGGCGGCCGACCTGCCCGGGTTCGGGGCCGCCTTCGCCCACGCCCTGACCACCGCCAACCCCGCCCACCTGCTCGAAGGGAGCCGACCGTGA
- a CDS encoding cysteine dioxygenase, with protein MTLAPDTPHLPAPPGRTLSPRELKAWVDAAARTPAAWEHLVRHDTGGRHFASLHRDGDLDVWVLCWNTVDDTGWHDHDTSSGAVAVTRGAVTEANPRMGGDPVVRTVAAGRSFAFGPDHIHRMTGAVDGSVSIHAYSPPLWRMGQYSISPSGVMRRTSISYADELRPLD; from the coding sequence GTGACCCTCGCCCCCGACACCCCGCACCTGCCCGCCCCGCCCGGGCGCACCCTGAGCCCGCGCGAGCTGAAGGCCTGGGTCGACGCCGCCGCCCGCACCCCCGCGGCCTGGGAGCACCTCGTCCGGCACGACACCGGCGGGCGCCACTTCGCCAGCCTGCACCGCGACGGGGACCTCGACGTCTGGGTCCTGTGCTGGAACACCGTGGACGACACCGGCTGGCACGACCACGACACCTCCTCCGGCGCCGTCGCCGTCACCCGCGGGGCCGTCACCGAGGCCAACCCCCGGATGGGCGGCGACCCCGTCGTGCGCACCGTCGCGGCGGGACGGTCCTTCGCCTTCGGCCCCGACCACATCCACCGGATGACCGGCGCCGTCGACGGGTCCGTCTCGATCCACGCCTACTCCCCGCCGCTGTGGCGGATGGGGCAGTACTCGATCTCCCCGTCCGGGGTGATGCGCCGCACCTCGATTAGCTACGCCGACGAGCTGCGCCCCCTGGACTGA